The genomic region GCGCGGCCGCAGCGTTCCGCCACGCCGGCGGCGTGGCTGATGCTGTCGCCGCTGCTGGCGTGGGTTCTCGCGTTCGTCGTCGCGCCGACGCTGCTGCTGCTCGTCTACAGCTTCTGCCGGCGCGGAATGCTCGGCGGCGTCGTCTACGAATTCACGCTCGACAACTATGCAGCCGTGCTCGATCCCACCTACCTGCGGATCTTCGTGCGCTCGATCGTCTATTCCGCTGCGACCACGGCGATGTGCCTCGTGCTCGCGTACCCGGTCGCGTACTTCATCGGCCGCGCACCGCCGTCGCGTCGCGGCCTGCTCATCCTGCTGGTGATGATTCCGTTCTGGACGAGCTTCGTCATCCGCACGTACGCGTGGCTGACCATTCTCAAGAGCGAAGGCCTCCTCAACAGCCTGCTGGTCGCGCTCGGCATGATCTCGTCGCCGCTCGAAATGCTCTACACGCCGGGAGCGGTGCTTCTCGGGCTCGTCTACACGTTTCTTCCGTTCATGATCCTGCCGATCTATTCGTCGGTCGAAAAGCTCGATCCGGCGCTGATCGAAGCCGCGTCCGATCTCGGTGCGACGCCGGGCCGCGTGTTTTCGAGGATCATCGTTCCACTGACATGGCCGGGAATCTCGGCCGGCGCTCTGCTCGTGTTCGTTCCGGCTCTCGGCCTTTACGCCGTCAACGACATTCTCGGCGGCGGCAAAGTCGACATGATCGGCAACATCATCGAAAACCAGTTCAAGAACGCTCGGAACTGGCCGTTCGGCGCTGCGCTCGGAATGACTCTCGTCGCCGCGTTTGCGACCGCGCTGTGGCTCACCAACAGCCGGCAGCCGCGCGAAGCCCGCTCGGGAGTGTCCGCGTGAGTCTCGGCCGGCGCGTACGGCTCTGCCTCAAGGACCTCTACCAGCAGGACATCGTCGAGATGATCGAGCGCGAGAGCCGTCGCTACGAGCTCATCGAGATCGAGCATCCGGACCATCCCGACTTCCGTCGCGCCTACGGGATCCTGAGCGATGCGTTCGGAGCCCAGGGCGAGATGGAGCCCGAACACGCGATCCGCCAGTTCCTTCTCGACGATGCGTACGAAGCGCTTCCGACCGGCACGTTCATTCGCTACTTCCTGATCGTCGCGAAGGATCGCGACGGAAACCTGCGCGGCGTGCGCGACGGTTCGGTCATCTACAATCCGAAGTGGGCGCCCGACCTCTGCACGGTGTACCTCTCGCACATCTACGTGCTGCCCGAAGCGCGTGGAACGGTGCTCACGTACTGGCTGCGCATCGCGCCGGTCGAGCTCGCGATCGAATATCTCTTCCAGCTTCACAAGCGCGGCCTCGTCCGCCTTCCGCTGCCGGACCAGCCGGCGAAGTACTTCGGTGTGAGCCTCAATCTCGCGGCCGAGATGGAATACTTCTCGCCGGAAGATCGCCTTTCGCTGCAGCGGATCCTGTTCTACGGGCGCGGCGGCTTCGACGTGATCGATCCGCGCCATTTCCCGTACCGGCAGCCTGATTTCCGCAGCGCCGAGCGGATTGCCGCCACCGGCCACCGTCCGGTGCCGTTCATGCTGCTGCTGCGAAGAATGGGCCGCGAGCGTCAGGCGCGGCTGCCGCTCGACGAAGCGATGGTCACGATGCGGCTTCTGTACGACGAGTTCGCGTGTTTCTGCTCGAAGAGTCTGCTGCAAAACAGTCTCGACATCGTCCAGCGGCGTCTCGACGAACGGCGCGTTCGCGGCCGCACCGATGTTGCGCTGTTGCCGCTGCCGACCGGTGCAAAAAACCTTCAGCGCCTCAAGAAACTGTTCCGCTACGATATCTACCGCCGCTACTACGACGACGTTCCCGGGCTCGACGCCTATATGCGTGCGATTCACGATCGCATCGCGGCCAATCCGCGCTGGTTCGACGAAGAGGTCGCGCAGCTCGCCGCACGGCTCGAAGCATCACCGCACTACGTCTACGGCTCGCGCGACAAGCGCTACGAGCTCGAGACCATCCCTGCGCTTCTCGCGGAGGCCGAGGAGCAGTCGCGCTGATCCTTCCAACGCGGGCCGACGCGCCCGCCGATCCGCGCCCGTCGACGCGTCGCGGCATTAGTGATCTGCTGCGAAAAGAAGCCAGCCGTACGACTCCGGCAGTCTCGGGTTACGCAATTCCAGCCGGATTTCAGGGTTTGCGACGCAGCGCGGCTCACGTGGATCGGCGTTTTTCGTTGCATCACGTACGTCGGAATCATAGTTAACCGCGGGCCACGTCGCTGGGGACGGCGAGCGGAGGCGCGGCAGCAAACTGCCGGCTTTGGTGGGGTTCCTTCTCTTTTTGATTGCTCATCGGGACCTGCGCCCTCACCATCGCGCCTCGACTGCGTCTCCGCATATACAGGACGGGTTCTGACCGGCAGTCGGACGGGACTCGCAACGAATCCAAATCGTCGTGAGGACGAACAGGACAACGAAAACCTTGGCCAAGCCTTCCGCCAGCGCTTTCCGCCACGTTTCCCGATTTCGCCGGCTCCGCATCGCTGCGACGATCGTCGTGCTCGCCGCGGCGAGCGCCGTGCTCGCGCAGGAGGCCGGTGCTCCGAAAGCCGGCGCTCCGGCAACCGAGGCCGACTACGATACGCTTCGCAAACTGCTCGGCGTTCAGGCTCCGCCGACTCGCGAAGCGGCGCCCGCCGCCGAACCGGAACCGGCTCCTGCGCCGGAACCTGTGCCGTCGGTCGCGGCTCCGGAGCCCGAGCCCGAGCCGGAAGCGCCGGCTAACGGCAAGGGCAGAACCGCTGCGAAGAAAGCCCCACCGAAATACAAGCCGAAGCCTCGTCCGGTCTACGTACCGAAAAAAGCACCCCAGCCGCAGGAAGCCGGCAAGCCGGCACCGGCCGTCGAGGCTCCTGTCGAAGCCAGCGCGCCGGCGGCGACGTTCATCTCGCCGGGCGTTCCGCCTCCGGGCACCGTCGTCGAAGCGTCCAATCTCGATCGCTGGAAGGATTTCATCAGCCCGTCGATCGCGTGGGCGGTGCGGCGCGGCGCAAAGCTGAACGTCGTCGAGAATCAGCCGGTCGAGCTCGAGCCGGCAAGGGCGGAGGCGACGCAGCGCTACAGCGCGCAGGTGCAGCTCTCGCCCGACAAGACGTACATGCAGAACTACGTCGCCGGCATCCCGTTCCCGTTCGTGCAGACCGACGATCCGGACGCCGGCATCAAGATGATCCTGAACTGGGATGCCCGCATCGTCCTCGACGATCTCGACATCCGCAATTTCGGCTGCGAGACGGGCAATTTCGGTGCGAAGACCGGGATGGTGGTCGAGCGCGACTACATCACGGGCCACTTCCGCCGGCTCTACTACCTGTCGCGGCTCTACCACGAGCCGAAGCCGACCTGGCAGAACCCGGAAAACATCCGCTACCGCGAAATGCTGCACCCCGTCCTCGAGCCGTTCGACCTCAAGGGCGCCGGGTTCACGTACAACCGCTACCAGGATCCGCGCCGGCAGGACGATTCGTGGCTCTACTTTCCGCAGACCAAGCGCGTGCGGCGCCTGAGCACGGCGCAGCGGTCCGAAGGCGTGTTCGGCCAAGACATCGATCTCGACAGCTACGGCGGCTACGCCGGCAACCCGTCGTGGACGTCGTGGCGGCTGCTCGGTACCAAGACGATCATCGCGTCGATGCACGGCCGCGAGCTGCCGGCCCCGTGGATGCCGCCGCCCAACGATTTCCTGCACGACGACGTGTGGGAACCCCGCGACGTGTGGGTGCTCGAAGGGCGCTCGCGCCTGCCCGGCTACGCGTTCGGCAGCCGCGTCATCTACATCGACCGCGAGTCTTTCTTCATCCCGTATACGGAGATCTTCGACCTCCAGGGCAGGCTCTGGAAGGGTCTGGTCCAGAACTGGGTCTATCGCGACGGAATGCGCCCCGAGTCGAAGTACAAGGTGGGCTACAACCGCATCGTGCTGAGCAACGTCGAGATGTTTGACATGCAGGCCGGCCACGCGACCCGCTGCCAGTTCCCGGACGAATCGCTCAAGGGCCAGGAGGACGGCTGGTACCTGAACACCGGGTCCGAGGAAGGGACCACGGAAAATGCCTTTGACGTCGCGACGTTCATCGGAGAGGGTCGCTGAGCCGGCGACCGGAAAGGGAGGCAGCAATGAGCGATCCCAAGATCGAAGTCCTCCGCAGGCGGCTTGCCGAGAGCGAGAGGTCGGGACCTGAGATCGAGACGGCCTTTGCGGCGCTGGAGGAAAAGATTCTTCTGCTGGTAGATACCATCGAGTCGGCGCATTCTGTGCGCCTCGAAGAGCTCCGGCAGGAGGCGGCCCGGCTGGCGGCAAGCCGGGCCTTCGGCAGCGACTATTAGGCGGCCTGACGACGACGATGAAACTGGAGACTCCAGAGCCGGCTCTGGCAACCGACGCGGTCCTGAACCGCATTGAAAGCGTCAAGCGCGAGGCCGTTGCGTCGGTCGTCGCCCTTCGCGATGCCCTGCAGTCGCGCGTCGACGTCATCGGCCAGGTCCGCACCGAGCTCGCCCGCGCGCTCGAGACGTTCGAAGAAGAGCGGCGGCTGTTCGACCTTCAGCGCGACGAGCTCGAACGCCGCGCCATCCAGCCGCTCGATCCGGCAAAGTTCGAACAGCACCTCATCGACGAGCGCGACAAGCTCGACGAAGAACGCGCGCTGTTCGAGGCCGAGAAGAAGACGCTGCGCGACCGCGCGGCCAAGCGCGCCGAAGAGCTGACGACCCGCGAGAAATCTTTCCAGGAAGCGCACGACCGCCTCGATGAGGATCTCCAGGCGCTGGCCCGCGAGCGCGCCGCCGCCGCCGCTCAGGCCCAGGCCAGCACGCGCGAGATCGCCGCGCGCGAGGCGATGGTCGTCGCCGAGCGCGCGCAGATTACGCGCGAGATGGAAACCTTCCGCCTCGAGCGTGCCAAGGTCGACGCCAAGGACACCGAGCGCGCCGCCAACCTCGAGCTGCGCGAACGCGAGCTCGAAGCCGGCCGCCTGATCCTGACCGAACAGCGCGCCGAGCTCGAAGCCCGCCTGAAGGAAGCCGAGACGCGCGAGTCCGCCACTGCGCGTGCGTTCGCGCTGCGCAGCCGTGAGCTCGACGAGCGCGGGGCCGCCCTCGAGCTCGAGCGCAACGCGCTGACCGCGGAGCGCAACGACCTCAAGCGCCATCACGACGAAGGCCTGGCGGCGGTCGAAGCGCGCGCACAGGAAGTCGAAGGCCGCCGCCTGCTGCTCGAGAAGGAGCACCAGTCGCTGCGCGACATGGTCGCCGCCGACGAAGCGCGCGTCCGCGAGCTCGAGAAGGCGATTCTCAAGGCCCAGGACGACTTCGCGAAGGATTGCGAGGCCGTCGAAGCCGAACGTGCCGGCGTGCGCGCGGCGCTCGATGCCGAGCAGGTCGCGCTCGACGGGCGCGCCCAGCAGCTCGAGCGCGAGCGTGAAATGCTGGCGCGCGACCGCCAGGGCATGGAAAAAGACGCTCGCGAGCTGCGCGGCGATGCCGAAGCAAGGGTTCGCGCTGCATCCGAGTTGGAGAGCTGGCTCGCGTCGTCGCGCACGAGACTCTCGGCCGAGCTCGCCCGTCTCGAGGAAGAACGCGGCCAGCACGCCGCCGCCGTCGCGAAATCGGAAGAAGAAGGCCGGGCACGCCTCGCTGCGATCGCAGCCGAGCAGGCCGAGCTCGCCCGCAAGGCCGCCGAGCTCGAGGCGCGTCGCGATCAGCTTGCCGTCAGCCTCGACGAACGCTCCGACATGCTCGACAAGCGCGAGAACGAGCTGCTCAAGCTCGACGCGCGGCTGGTCGCCGACCGCGACACGCTCGAAAAGGATCGCAAGGGCCTCGACGAACGTTCCGACGCGGCCGCGCAGGTGATCGCGGCCGGAGAGCGTGCGCTGGCCGAGCGCAAGGAAGAGCTCGCCCAGAGCCGCGAGGATCTTCAGAAAGAGCGCGACAATCTCGAATCGGAGTTCGCCGACCGCAGGAACGAAATCGCGTCCCTCGAGCGCTGGCTTGCCGACTCGCGGATGCGCCAGGAAAGCGAGCTCAACGCGCTCGACGTCAAGCGCCGCAAGCAGGAAGCCGAGCTCGACGAAGCAACCGCGCGCATCGTCGATCGCGAACGCGAAATGGCCAAACGCAGCGAGGAGCTCGACGCGAGCTCGAAGGAGCTCGAAGCGCGCCGCGACGAGCTGTCGGTCGACATCGATCTTCGCGCGGCGGCCGTCACCGAGCGCGAAAAGGCGATGCTCGCGGCCGAGGCCCGTCTCGCCGACGACCGGGCTGCACTGGAAAGCGAGCTCGATGCGCTCGCGAAGAAGACCGAGGAAACATCGCGCAGCTTTGCCGAGCGCGAAAAGGAGCTCGCCGACCGCCAGGCCGAGCTCGCTCGCGAACGCGAGAACGTTGCCGACGAGCGCAAGCGGCTCGGCGTCGAAGCGGCGGCTCGCCTCGAGGAAAGCAAGGCTCTCGAGAAATGGCTCGCCGATGCGCGCACGCGGCTGACGACCGACCGTACGACGCTCGACGCCGAGATGAAGAGCCACGCCGACAAGTCCGCCGCAGCCGACGCCGAGGCAGCCGATCGCGAAGAGGCGCTCGCCGACGCCGAAGCCGAAATCGAGCGAAAGACCGCCGATCTCGAAGCCCGGCGCGACGAAATGGCGATGGACCTCGACGAACGCACGACTGCCCTCGAAGAGCGCGAAGCCGGGCTCGGTGCGGAGCTGGCGCGGCTCAAGGGCGATCGCGAGGCGCTCGAGAGCGAGATCGCGTCGCTCGAAGAGAAGTCGGAGGTCGCCGCGCGCGAATTTGCCGCGCAGGAGCGCACGCTCGACGAGCGTCGCATGGAGCTCGCGCGCGAACGCGACGACATCCAGCGCGAACGCGACAAGCTCGAGGAATCCGTCGCCGACCGGCTCAAGGAAATTTCCGGGCTGGAGAGCTGGCTCGCCGATTCGCGAAAGCGCGCCGAGGCCGACAACGCACGCCTGACGTCGGGCCTTGCGGACCTTGCCAAACGCGAAGGCGAGCTCGCCGAGCTCGCAAAGAAAGTCGAAGCCGATTGGGAAGCGGCCAAAGCCCGCATCGAGACCGAGCGCAAGGCGATCGAAACCGACCGCGCTGCCGCCATCGCGAAGCTGGAAGAGCGCACCCGTCAGCTCAAGAGCGATCGCGAGACGCTCGAAAGCGACCGCCAGGCGCTCGAGGACGAGCTCAGCGCGCTCGAGAAGAAGGCCGAAGAGCAGGGGCGGCGCTTTACCGAACAGGAACGGCTGCTGCGCGAGGCGCGGGCAGCGCTTGCGCGCGAGCGCGAGAGCCTGCTCGACGACCAGCAGCAGCTCGAAACACGCATCGCGAGCCGCCGCAAGGATCTTCTGTCGCTCGAAAGCTGGCTTGCCGACTCGCGCGTACGC from Candidatus Limnocylindrales bacterium harbors:
- a CDS encoding ABC transporter permease, translating into MRQDTVDPKPAEARPQRSATPAAWLMLSPLLAWVLAFVVAPTLLLLVYSFCRRGMLGGVVYEFTLDNYAAVLDPTYLRIFVRSIVYSAATTAMCLVLAYPVAYFIGRAPPSRRGLLILLVMIPFWTSFVIRTYAWLTILKSEGLLNSLLVALGMISSPLEMLYTPGAVLLGLVYTFLPFMILPIYSSVEKLDPALIEAASDLGATPGRVFSRIIVPLTWPGISAGALLVFVPALGLYAVNDILGGGKVDMIGNIIENQFKNARNWPFGAALGMTLVAAFATALWLTNSRQPREARSGVSA
- a CDS encoding DUF1329 domain-containing protein encodes the protein MAKPSASAFRHVSRFRRLRIAATIVVLAAASAVLAQEAGAPKAGAPATEADYDTLRKLLGVQAPPTREAAPAAEPEPAPAPEPVPSVAAPEPEPEPEAPANGKGRTAAKKAPPKYKPKPRPVYVPKKAPQPQEAGKPAPAVEAPVEASAPAATFISPGVPPPGTVVEASNLDRWKDFISPSIAWAVRRGAKLNVVENQPVELEPARAEATQRYSAQVQLSPDKTYMQNYVAGIPFPFVQTDDPDAGIKMILNWDARIVLDDLDIRNFGCETGNFGAKTGMVVERDYITGHFRRLYYLSRLYHEPKPTWQNPENIRYREMLHPVLEPFDLKGAGFTYNRYQDPRRQDDSWLYFPQTKRVRRLSTAQRSEGVFGQDIDLDSYGGYAGNPSWTSWRLLGTKTIIASMHGRELPAPWMPPPNDFLHDDVWEPRDVWVLEGRSRLPGYAFGSRVIYIDRESFFIPYTEIFDLQGRLWKGLVQNWVYRDGMRPESKYKVGYNRIVLSNVEMFDMQAGHATRCQFPDESLKGQEDGWYLNTGSEEGTTENAFDVATFIGEGR